In one window of Desulfovibrio sp. DNA:
- a CDS encoding ATP-binding cassette domain-containing protein, with translation MNNLVFSLRNVGKSRPGADGFCLHIDGLDVVRGSLQALVGPSGCGKSTALDLLAGILRPDAEAAAGAAGSAARVERAVQTGSAALAESAEPVEAPSRRERRFLFSPTPNAANDMLEKWRKKDLNSLARLRQRHLGYVQQTGGLLPFLTARDNIMLRCSSLGCVTERSQQIQGIVDGLGIGRLLEHYPATLSVGERQRVAIAAALAHAPEMVLADEPTAALDPMHARNALRIFANLAQMMNITVLMVTHSLEMAVEAGFSPIQVTLDQGGLGAISRIDHRVEDSSTAPDFGQQAERQGAQP, from the coding sequence ATGAATAATCTGGTCTTTTCATTACGTAATGTGGGCAAAAGCCGTCCCGGTGCGGATGGCTTTTGCCTGCATATAGACGGCCTTGATGTTGTCCGTGGCAGCCTGCAGGCCCTGGTGGGGCCAAGCGGCTGCGGCAAAAGCACCGCGCTTGATCTGCTGGCTGGCATACTGCGCCCTGATGCGGAAGCGGCTGCGGGAGCGGCTGGAAGCGCGGCGCGGGTAGAACGTGCAGTGCAGACGGGAAGTGCAGCACTGGCGGAAAGTGCTGAACCTGTGGAAGCGCCTTCACGCCGGGAACGCCGCTTTCTATTCAGCCCCACCCCAAATGCTGCCAACGACATGCTGGAAAAGTGGCGCAAAAAAGACCTGAACTCCCTGGCCCGCCTGCGGCAGCGCCATCTTGGCTATGTGCAGCAGACAGGCGGCCTGCTGCCCTTTCTGACTGCCCGTGACAACATCATGCTGCGTTGCAGCAGTCTGGGGTGCGTGACAGAACGCAGCCAGCAGATACAGGGCATCGTGGACGGCCTCGGTATCGGGCGCCTGCTCGAACACTACCCCGCCACCCTTTCTGTGGGCGAGCGCCAGCGGGTCGCCATAGCCGCCGCCCTGGCGCATGCGCCCGAAATGGTGCTTGCGGACGAGCCCACAGCGGCCCTTGATCCCATGCATGCGCGCAATGCCCTGCGGATTTTCGCAAATCTGGCCCAAATGATGAATATTACCGTGCTGATGGTGACGCACAGTCTTGAAATGGCTGTGGAGGCGGGCTTTAGTCCCATCCAGGTGACGCTCGATCAGGGCGGGCTGGGCGCCATATCCCGCATCGATCACAGGGTGGAAGACAGCTCCACTGCTCCCGACTTTGGACAGCAAGCAGAACGGCAAGGAGCACAGCCATGA